The Methanofervidicoccus sp. A16 genome has a segment encoding these proteins:
- the larB gene encoding nickel pincer cofactor biosynthesis protein LarB encodes MKKKLRDILKDLSEKRISVEEAETLLKIYHIEEIEDRIKLDISRELRSGIPEVVYAKNKDFNDIILALKRSAEKNGIALATKVRKEHILKLEREREDIIKNLNIQDYEFIINYKACTIVLKKRGYKQKIYGKIGLLAAGTSDIPIAEEVRVTGEFLGCEVIHFYDVGIAGIHRLFQPLKRIIEEDVCCIVVVAGMEGALPSVVASLVDIPVIGVPASVGYGVGKDGKAALYSMLTSCVPGLVVVNIDNGFGAASFAALLARRVYKS; translated from the coding sequence ATGAAAAAAAAGTTAAGAGATATTTTAAAAGATCTATCGGAGAAGAGGATCTCAGTTGAGGAGGCTGAAACTCTTTTGAAGATCTATCATATTGAAGAGATTGAAGATAGAATAAAATTAGACATCTCCAGGGAGTTAAGATCAGGTATTCCAGAAGTAGTATACGCCAAAAATAAAGATTTTAATGATATAATCTTGGCGTTAAAGAGATCTGCAGAGAAGAATGGCATAGCACTTGCAACAAAGGTTAGAAAAGAACATATTCTAAAACTTGAGAGGGAAAGGGAAGATATTATTAAAAATTTAAATATACAGGACTACGAATTTATTATAAATTATAAAGCCTGTACTATAGTACTTAAAAAGAGAGGTTATAAACAGAAAATTTATGGAAAAATAGGTCTCCTAGCTGCAGGTACAAGTGATATTCCCATAGCAGAGGAAGTGAGAGTTACAGGAGAGTTCTTAGGTTGTGAAGTTATACACTTCTACGACGTAGGTATAGCAGGCATCCATAGACTATTCCAGCCCTTAAAGAGAATTATCGAAGAGGATGTATGTTGTATAGTAGTGGTTGCAGGTATGGAGGGAGCCCTACCCTCTGTAGTAGCCAGTTTAGTAGACATCCCTGTAATCGGCGTCCCTGCGTCAGTAGGGTATGGAGTTGGAAAGGATGGTAAAGCTGCACTGTACTCTATGCTAACATCCTGTGTTCCAGGTTTGGTAGTGGTAAATATAGACAACGGTTTCGGTGCAGCATCTTTCGCTGCACTACTGGCAAGGAGGGTTTATAAATCTTAA
- the hmd gene encoding 5,10-methenyltetrahydromethanopterin hydrogenase, whose amino-acid sequence MKIAILGAGCYRTHAASGITNFARAVEVANKVNKPEIALTHSSVTYGAELLHLVPDVDEVVLSDPCFSEEPGLVVIDEFDPQEVIEAHLSGDPEKVMPAIRKKVMEKAKELPKPPKACIHLVHPEDVGLKTTSDDREAVSDADIVITWLPKGKSQPGIIKKFADAIKEGAIVTHACTISTPKFAQIFKDLGREDLNIISYHPGAVPEMKGQVFLAEGFASEEALEKLYNIAKMARGNAYRLPANLISPVCDMGSAVTATVYAVLLAYRDAVTKILGAPADFAQTMADEAISVILELMREEGINNMEKRLDPKALTGTADSMCFGPLSDILPHALKVLEKYGKKE is encoded by the coding sequence ATGAAAATCGCCATATTAGGAGCAGGGTGTTATAGAACCCACGCTGCCTCAGGAATTACAAACTTTGCAAGGGCTGTAGAGGTAGCAAATAAGGTAAATAAACCAGAGATTGCATTAACCCACTCCTCTGTTACCTACGGAGCAGAATTACTACACCTTGTCCCAGATGTAGATGAGGTTGTACTCTCCGATCCTTGTTTCTCAGAGGAACCAGGACTCGTTGTAATAGATGAGTTCGATCCACAGGAGGTTATAGAGGCACACCTATCTGGAGATCCTGAAAAGGTAATGCCTGCTATTAGAAAAAAGGTAATGGAAAAAGCTAAGGAACTTCCAAAACCACCTAAGGCATGTATCCACCTGGTACATCCAGAGGATGTAGGATTGAAAACAACCTCCGATGACAGGGAGGCTGTAAGTGATGCTGATATTGTAATAACCTGGCTACCAAAGGGTAAGAGTCAGCCAGGTATAATTAAAAAGTTCGCAGATGCAATAAAGGAAGGTGCCATAGTAACACACGCCTGTACAATATCAACTCCAAAATTTGCCCAGATATTTAAGGACTTAGGAAGAGAGGATCTAAATATTATATCTTACCATCCAGGTGCAGTACCTGAGATGAAGGGACAGGTATTCCTGGCAGAAGGATTTGCCTCTGAAGAGGCATTGGAGAAACTATACAACATAGCAAAGATGGCAAGAGGTAACGCCTACAGACTACCTGCAAACCTTATAAGTCCAGTATGTGATATGGGATCTGCAGTTACCGCTACAGTCTACGCAGTATTGTTGGCATACAGAGACGCTGTTACAAAGATACTTGGAGCACCTGCAGACTTTGCCCAGACTATGGCAGATGAGGCTATCAGTGTTATACTGGAGTTAATGAGAGAAGAAGGTATAAACAACATGGAGAAGAGATTAGATCCTAAGGCTCTAACTGGTACAGCAGACAGTATGTGCTTTGGACCTCTCTCAGATATACTACCTCATGCCTTGAAGGTATTGGAGAAGTACGGTAAGAAGGAATAA
- the porA gene encoding pyruvate synthase subunit PorA translates to MEKVDVITGTTAAAIGAKLSNVEVIAAYPITPQSECVEVLAKFIADGELDAEYIKAESEHSAMAACIGASATGVRTFTATASQGLALMHEMLYIASGMRLPIVMLNTNRALSAPINIWCDHQDSIAERDSGWIQIYAEDNQETLDSIIQAFKIAEDEDILLPVMVCIDGFILTHTVEPVHIPDEKKVRDYLGVYEPKHAYLDPDRPITQGPVGVPECYMETRKQISDAMERAKDVIKRVNEEYYEIFNRRYGNGLVEGYNLEDADTVLVAMGSVCGTIKYVIDRLKEKGKNVGLLRVRTYRPFPKKDIKEMLEGAENVGVLDKNISLGFNMGALGIEVMATLRNKKVCNYIVGLGGRDITLQNIEEIIKHLEESEDDGETKWIGLKE, encoded by the coding sequence ATGGAAAAGGTAGATGTTATTACTGGAACTACCGCTGCTGCGATAGGCGCAAAGTTATCCAACGTAGAGGTTATTGCAGCCTACCCTATAACTCCTCAGAGTGAGTGTGTAGAGGTACTGGCAAAGTTTATTGCAGATGGAGAGTTGGATGCAGAGTATATCAAGGCAGAGAGTGAGCATTCGGCAATGGCTGCCTGTATAGGAGCCTCTGCAACTGGTGTGAGGACATTTACAGCAACTGCATCCCAGGGTTTGGCACTGATGCATGAGATGTTGTACATTGCCTCTGGAATGAGATTACCTATAGTTATGCTCAATACAAACAGGGCACTCTCAGCACCTATAAATATATGGTGTGATCACCAGGATTCCATAGCTGAGCGGGACTCTGGATGGATACAGATCTATGCAGAGGATAACCAGGAGACACTGGACAGTATAATACAGGCTTTCAAGATCGCTGAAGATGAGGATATCCTACTACCAGTTATGGTGTGTATAGATGGGTTTATACTAACCCACACTGTAGAGCCTGTTCATATACCAGATGAGAAAAAGGTTAGAGATTATCTGGGAGTTTATGAACCTAAGCATGCCTATTTAGATCCAGATAGGCCTATAACCCAGGGACCAGTAGGAGTACCTGAGTGCTATATGGAAACTAGGAAGCAGATAAGCGATGCTATGGAGAGGGCTAAAGATGTTATAAAGAGGGTAAATGAGGAATACTACGAGATTTTCAACAGAAGGTATGGAAACGGGTTAGTAGAGGGCTACAACTTAGAGGATGCAGATACTGTACTTGTTGCCATGGGCAGTGTCTGTGGGACTATAAAGTACGTGATAGACAGGCTTAAAGAGAAAGGGAAGAATGTAGGGCTCCTGAGAGTAAGAACCTACAGACCATTTCCAAAGAAAGATATAAAGGAGATGTTAGAGGGGGCTGAAAACGTTGGGGTGTTAGATAAGAATATCTCCTTAGGGTTCAACATGGGGGCCTTAGGTATAGAGGTAATGGCAACGTTGAGGAATAAGAAGGTGTGTAACTACATAGTAGGATTGGGAGGAAGGGACATCACCCTTCAAAACATAGAGGAGATAATTAAACATCTAGAGGAATCTGAAGATGATGGAGAAACTAAGTGGATAGGTCTTAAAGAATAA
- a CDS encoding 4Fe-4S binding protein, whose amino-acid sequence MKLIPNVKLCIGCRNCERACPTNGIVVIDNTPIKCMHCEDAPCYNVCPVGAIEWIGDKVVVNEKCIGCGLCVDACPFGIIRIDPNSGKAFKCHGCYMHEVEMCKMACPTGALQYREESVVSKREKLASKLKRIYSYI is encoded by the coding sequence ATGAAATTAATACCTAACGTTAAACTCTGTATAGGTTGTAGAAACTGTGAAAGGGCATGTCCAACAAACGGAATAGTGGTAATAGATAATACACCTATAAAGTGTATGCACTGTGAAGACGCCCCCTGTTATAATGTATGCCCTGTTGGAGCCATAGAGTGGATAGGAGATAAAGTAGTAGTAAATGAGAAATGTATAGGTTGTGGCTTATGTGTAGATGCATGTCCCTTTGGGATCATAAGAATAGATCCTAATTCTGGAAAGGCCTTTAAATGTCATGGGTGCTATATGCATGAGGTAGAGATGTGTAAAATGGCATGTCCAACTGGAGCACTGCAGTACAGGGAGGAAAGTGTAGTAAGTAAGAGGGAAAAACTGGCCTCAAAACTTAAAAGGATATATAGTTATATCTAA
- the porD gene encoding pyruvate synthase subunit PorD, translating to MVTIGAIIYEPGSTVRNKTGNWRTFRPILNTEKCIKCELCYIFCPEGAIYEDEEENFRINYDYCKGCLICSKECPTNAITKVREEW from the coding sequence ATGGTAACTATAGGGGCAATAATCTACGAACCTGGAAGTACAGTTAGAAATAAAACTGGGAACTGGAGGACCTTCAGGCCCATCTTAAATACTGAGAAATGTATAAAGTGTGAGTTATGTTATATATTCTGTCCAGAGGGGGCAATATACGAGGATGAGGAGGAGAACTTTAGGATAAACTACGACTACTGTAAGGGCTGTTTAATATGCTCCAAGGAGTGCCCTACAAATGCTATAACCAAGGTAAGGGAAGAATGGTAA
- a CDS encoding helix-turn-helix domain-containing protein: MIFINPTIIRSLNKSKLRKKILFFLYKIYPQGVYLSELSRWVKSDPSNVLGCLKGMGTRYNGHYSLIELGLVKCIDENGMKIYTITDYGRNVVEYLKDYDQISKW; the protein is encoded by the coding sequence ATGATTTTTATAAATCCCACCATTATAAGATCATTAAATAAAAGTAAGTTGAGAAAGAAAATATTGTTTTTCTTATATAAGATATATCCCCAAGGGGTTTATCTCTCTGAACTGTCAAGATGGGTGAAATCAGATCCAAGTAATGTACTTGGATGTTTAAAGGGAATGGGTACAAGGTACAACGGTCATTACTCTTTAATCGAATTAGGTTTAGTAAAATGTATTGATGAAAATGGTATGAAGATCTATACCATCACCGACTATGGAAGAAACGTCGTAGAGTATTTAAAGGATTATGATCAAATAAGTAAATGGTGA
- a CDS encoding YkgJ family cysteine cluster protein, giving the protein MGDIKIDTKNISWACRRCGRCCDPPTITKKDIGNICGYLKIPFKEFVKKYVNYFNGTIGELKGIKNRCIFLKGNRCSIYPVRPLICRLRPYSIQEIDGQLVLTYDSWFLEKCPGVFMGDLPVEEEYIRYGLLVAKYLGIERKTPEDAFKSVVDRYK; this is encoded by the coding sequence ATGGGAGATATTAAAATAGATACAAAAAATATCTCATGGGCATGTAGAAGATGTGGAAGATGTTGCGATCCTCCTACCATAACAAAGAAAGATATTGGAAATATATGTGGATACTTAAAAATTCCCTTCAAAGAATTTGTAAAGAAATATGTAAATTACTTCAACGGCACTATAGGAGAGTTAAAGGGAATAAAAAATAGATGTATATTCTTAAAGGGCAATAGATGTTCTATATACCCAGTGAGACCTCTAATCTGTAGACTTCGCCCCTATTCCATCCAGGAGATAGATGGTCAGTTGGTGTTAACCTACGACAGTTGGTTTTTAGAAAAGTGTCCGGGAGTCTTTATGGGAGATCTTCCAGTTGAGGAGGAATATATAAGGTACGGTCTACTGGTGGCTAAGTATTTAGGTATTGAGAGAAAAACTCCTGAGGATGCCTTTAAATCTGTAGTAGATAGATATAAGTAG
- a CDS encoding methyltransferase domain-containing protein has translation MNIDFNHDVQRIFGKSNYEYQYQTDDINKLIESMDFTIRYLSNELLVAFFRQGMDFGIYGVISKYRPKIEEVNALLGYPNSDFLYNYIKTAISLEIVYQNDDGTLELNMDKEITIRHPEYDKFMEDYSINYDYMTKLTKYALIRYNHPKIWLNFIEDADMWDIILNTSYMRSCRNVVANYLNLGSGDHVLDVGCGSRSPEFYVSKICPKGKYTGIDISKNLLKIAEIRTKRWNFGNVVLKPMDFHDAIIKNKYDYVICTYTLKYVSSPKIFLKKMMDALCPGGKLFIAEEFFTDLAKDVNVELFEFYNRLNKFFKRYLSKQEILDTLEMMGYDFKYEVLGSGMLVIEKV, from the coding sequence ATGAATATCGATTTCAATCATGATGTTCAGAGGATATTTGGTAAAAGTAATTACGAGTACCAGTATCAGACAGACGATATAAATAAACTTATCGAATCCATGGACTTTACAATAAGGTATCTAAGTAACGAACTTTTAGTTGCATTCTTTAGACAGGGAATGGATTTTGGAATATATGGAGTAATTAGTAAGTACAGGCCAAAAATAGAGGAGGTAAATGCCCTGTTGGGATATCCCAACAGCGATTTCCTTTACAACTATATTAAAACAGCCATTAGTTTGGAGATAGTGTATCAAAATGATGACGGCACCTTAGAGTTAAACATGGACAAAGAGATAACTATAAGACATCCAGAGTACGATAAATTTATGGAGGATTACTCTATAAACTACGACTATATGACTAAACTCACAAAGTACGCCCTTATAAGATACAACCATCCTAAGATATGGCTGAACTTTATAGAGGATGCAGATATGTGGGATATTATATTAAACACCTCCTATATGAGATCATGTAGGAATGTGGTGGCTAACTACTTAAATTTAGGTAGTGGGGACCATGTATTGGATGTAGGTTGTGGATCTAGATCTCCTGAGTTTTACGTCTCCAAGATATGTCCAAAGGGGAAGTATACAGGTATAGATATATCAAAGAACCTGTTAAAAATAGCTGAAATTAGAACTAAAAGATGGAACTTTGGAAATGTTGTACTGAAACCTATGGATTTCCACGATGCAATAATTAAAAATAAATACGACTACGTTATCTGTACCTATACCTTAAAGTACGTCTCCTCACCTAAGATATTCCTTAAAAAGATGATGGATGCTCTCTGTCCAGGAGGTAAGTTATTCATTGCAGAGGAGTTCTTCACAGATTTAGCTAAGGACGTTAATGTAGAACTCTTTGAATTCTACAATAGGTTGAACAAGTTCTTTAAGAGATATCTCTCAAAACAGGAGATCTTAGACACCTTGGAGATGATGGGATACGATTTCAAATATGAGGTCTTAGGTAGCGGTATGTTGGTTATTGAGAAGGTATAA
- the speB gene encoding agmatinase, producing the protein MYFEEYHRYLCAYSDYQECEFVIFGVPYDGTTTYKPGARFGPDEVRRASWALETYSPYLKRDLTEVKVSDLNNIIIEGDQREILNRTYRATREIMEEGKKVVMIGGDHSTTYPLVRSAKDVYKDIVLIQFDAHCDLREEYLGNRYSHASVIRRCYEITRDIYQFGIRSGDKDEWEFAWRNTNIFTRLPRKEDIEEIKSLDKYIYITIDIDVLDPAYAPGTGTPEPCGYSTKELIDALYLFRDLRDKIVGFDVVEVSPPCDVNSITSIAAAKIIRELILTLGR; encoded by the coding sequence ATATACTTCGAGGAGTATCATAGATACCTATGTGCCTACTCAGATTATCAGGAGTGTGAATTTGTAATATTTGGAGTACCCTACGATGGTACAACTACCTATAAACCTGGAGCGAGATTTGGGCCAGATGAGGTTAGAAGGGCATCCTGGGCATTAGAGACTTACAGTCCATATTTAAAGAGAGACTTAACAGAGGTAAAGGTCTCAGACTTAAACAACATTATAATAGAGGGAGACCAAAGGGAAATCCTAAATAGAACCTATAGGGCAACCCGTGAAATTATGGAGGAGGGGAAAAAGGTAGTGATGATAGGAGGAGATCACTCTACTACGTATCCTCTCGTGAGATCTGCAAAAGATGTCTATAAGGATATAGTACTTATCCAATTTGACGCCCACTGTGATCTAAGGGAGGAATACTTAGGAAATAGATATTCCCATGCCTCAGTTATAAGGAGATGTTATGAAATCACAAGGGATATTTATCAATTTGGTATTAGAAGTGGAGATAAGGATGAGTGGGAATTTGCCTGGAGGAATACAAACATATTCACTAGGTTGCCGAGGAAGGAGGATATTGAGGAGATAAAATCCTTAGATAAGTATATCTATATCACCATAGATATAGATGTGTTGGATCCTGCCTATGCTCCTGGAACTGGTACCCCTGAGCCCTGTGGATACTCCACCAAGGAGTTAATAGATGCCCTCTATCTATTTAGAGATCTGAGGGATAAGATAGTAGGTTTCGACGTTGTAGAGGTATCCCCACCCTGTGATGTAAATAGTATTACCTCCATCGCAGCTGCAAAGATAATAAGAGAACTTATACTTACTCTTGGGAGATGA
- the porB gene encoding pyruvate synthase subunit PorB: MDKRFPREELFAPGHRGCAGCGASILVRMALKTTGRDVIVVSATGCLEVFTTPYPETAWRVPWIHTAFECGGAVASGIERAIKALKKRGKFKDRKIAVMPIIGDGGTADIGFQALSGALERGHDMVYIMYDNEAYMNTGVQRSSATPLFASATTAPAGKRSKGEDRPKKDMAMIAAAHGIPYVATACISYPEDLMKKIKKAYEIEGPAFIHVLQPCTVGWGYNPEDTIKIGRLAVETGFFPLYEIEHGELRITYRPAKRKPLKEYIRMQKRYRHLTDEDIEILQKYVDEKCKLLGLE, encoded by the coding sequence ATGGATAAAAGATTTCCAAGGGAGGAGTTATTTGCCCCTGGTCATAGAGGATGTGCAGGTTGTGGGGCATCTATCCTTGTAAGGATGGCGTTGAAAACTACAGGAAGGGATGTAATAGTGGTAAGCGCCACAGGATGTTTAGAGGTATTTACAACCCCATACCCTGAGACTGCTTGGAGAGTACCTTGGATACATACAGCCTTTGAGTGTGGAGGGGCTGTGGCAAGTGGTATAGAGAGGGCGATAAAGGCACTAAAGAAGAGAGGTAAGTTCAAGGATAGGAAGATAGCAGTTATGCCTATAATTGGAGATGGAGGTACTGCAGATATAGGTTTCCAGGCCCTAAGTGGGGCACTGGAGAGAGGACATGACATGGTATATATAATGTATGACAACGAGGCTTACATGAACACTGGAGTCCAGAGGAGTAGTGCCACCCCACTCTTTGCCTCTGCAACAACAGCTCCTGCAGGAAAGAGGAGTAAAGGTGAAGATAGACCTAAGAAGGACATGGCCATGATTGCAGCAGCCCATGGAATTCCATACGTTGCAACTGCATGTATCAGTTATCCCGAGGATCTAATGAAGAAGATTAAAAAAGCCTACGAGATAGAGGGGCCTGCATTTATCCATGTACTACAACCATGTACTGTAGGATGGGGGTATAACCCAGAGGATACCATAAAGATAGGAAGACTGGCAGTTGAAACAGGTTTCTTTCCACTCTATGAGATTGAACATGGAGAATTAAGGATAACCTACAGACCAGCAAAGAGAAAACCTCTAAAGGAGTATATAAGGATGCAGAAGAGATACAGACATCTAACAGATGAAGATATTGAAATCCTTCAAAAGTACGTAGATGAAAAATGTAAACTTTTAGGATTGGAATAA
- a CDS encoding ribose-phosphate diphosphokinase, whose amino-acid sequence MIIVPGINSQELAYRVSKLIGCKLLRTEFKRFPDGELYIRVLDNEAIKDEDVIFIQSQRNQNDAVVESILMSDILRDEGAKSITLVAPYLAYTRQDKKFNPGEPISIRVLAKVYSQLFDKVITINPHETHIKSFFEVPFICGSAVKELARYVKDKLNNPVVLSPDTGAVELAREAAEVINCEYDYLEKTRISPTEIRIAPKNLDVKNREVLIVDDIVSTGGTVATATKMLMEQGADKVMVACVHPVLIGDALNKLYTSGVSEVIGTDTFPSPVSKVSVDKVIVELIEK is encoded by the coding sequence GTGATAATAGTACCAGGTATAAATTCCCAGGAGTTAGCCTACAGGGTTTCGAAGTTAATAGGTTGTAAACTTCTAAGGACAGAGTTTAAAAGGTTTCCAGATGGAGAATTATACATAAGAGTTCTAGACAACGAGGCCATAAAGGATGAAGATGTTATTTTTATCCAGAGTCAGAGGAACCAGAACGACGCCGTAGTAGAGAGTATACTGATGAGTGATATACTTAGAGATGAAGGTGCTAAATCTATAACCTTGGTAGCGCCCTACTTAGCATATACGAGACAGGATAAAAAGTTCAACCCTGGAGAACCTATAAGTATCAGGGTACTTGCCAAGGTATACTCCCAACTCTTCGACAAGGTTATTACTATAAACCCTCATGAGACTCATATAAAATCCTTCTTTGAAGTGCCCTTTATATGTGGAAGTGCTGTAAAGGAGTTGGCAAGGTATGTTAAAGATAAGTTAAATAATCCAGTTGTACTGTCTCCAGATACTGGAGCAGTGGAGTTGGCTAGGGAGGCTGCTGAAGTTATAAACTGTGAGTACGATTACTTAGAAAAAACTAGGATATCGCCCACAGAGATAAGAATAGCCCCCAAGAACTTAGATGTAAAAAATAGAGAGGTACTTATTGTAGACGATATAGTATCTACAGGAGGAACTGTAGCAACTGCCACTAAGATGTTGATGGAACAGGGGGCGGATAAAGTGATGGTTGCCTGTGTACATCCCGTCCTTATTGGAGATGCTCTCAATAAACTCTATACAAGTGGAGTAAGTGAAGTAATAGGTACAGATACCTTCCCATCCCCTGTAAGTAAGGTCAGTGTAGATAAGGTTATAGTAGAGTTGATTGAAAAATAA
- a CDS encoding NAD+ synthase: MDNVEKTVEKLINFIRDVVKRANANGVVVGLSGGIDSSVVATLCTKALGKDRVLGVIMPERDSDPRDIEHAKMVAEKLGIKYIISDITDVLKAFGAGGYVPTREFDRIADGNLKARIRMCILYYFANKRNLLVAGTSNKSELYMGYGTKYGDLGSDFLVIGNLFKSEVRELARYLGVPQEIIDKPPSAGLWKGQTDEDELGITYELLDKILERIEKGEDKEKISKNLNVPLSQVEEILNRIEANKHKLGPIFPPE; this comes from the coding sequence ATGGATAATGTAGAAAAAACAGTTGAAAAACTAATTAACTTTATAAGGGACGTTGTAAAAAGAGCCAACGCCAACGGTGTTGTTGTTGGACTAAGTGGAGGTATAGACAGTTCAGTTGTGGCCACGTTATGTACAAAGGCCCTTGGAAAGGATAGGGTATTGGGAGTAATAATGCCTGAAAGGGATTCAGATCCTAGGGATATAGAACATGCTAAGATGGTCGCAGAGAAACTTGGTATAAAATACATAATATCTGATATTACAGATGTACTAAAGGCCTTTGGAGCAGGAGGTTATGTCCCTACAAGAGAGTTTGACAGAATAGCAGATGGAAACCTAAAGGCTAGAATAAGAATGTGTATTCTCTACTACTTTGCAAATAAGAGAAATCTTCTTGTTGCTGGTACCTCCAACAAGTCAGAACTCTATATGGGATATGGAACTAAGTATGGAGACTTAGGTAGCGACTTCCTCGTAATAGGCAACCTCTTTAAGAGCGAAGTTAGGGAGTTAGCAAGGTATCTAGGAGTACCTCAGGAGATAATAGATAAACCACCATCAGCAGGACTTTGGAAGGGACAGACAGATGAAGACGAGTTAGGGATAACCTACGAATTACTAGATAAGATACTTGAAAGAATAGAGAAAGGGGAAGATAAGGAGAAGATATCTAAAAATTTAAATGTTCCACTGTCTCAGGTGGAGGAAATACTAAATAGAATAGAGGCAAATAAGCACAAGTTAGGTCCCATATTCCCTCCAGAGTGA
- a CDS encoding 4Fe-4S dicluster domain-containing protein — MKKLIMVNDQCDNCGACIKACASLHGVSRIGIMEHNGRYLPIVCQQCAAAPCKDVCPVEAIESRDGVIYLDGSKCIGCGLCALACPFGAITMMDIAHKCSLCVERDDECACVKACSKRCLDIVDINDIIFERRSKNLEIMGKLRKKEFKKDSIISKIIIPAKVDSKLQSL, encoded by the coding sequence ATGAAGAAACTTATAATGGTTAACGATCAGTGTGATAACTGCGGCGCCTGTATTAAGGCGTGTGCCTCTCTACATGGTGTAAGTAGAATAGGGATAATGGAGCACAACGGGAGATACCTCCCTATAGTATGCCAACAGTGTGCTGCTGCTCCATGTAAGGATGTTTGTCCAGTAGAGGCTATTGAAAGTAGAGATGGAGTAATCTACTTAGATGGATCCAAGTGTATAGGTTGTGGATTGTGTGCTTTAGCCTGTCCTTTCGGTGCTATAACTATGATGGATATAGCCCATAAATGTTCCCTATGTGTTGAAAGAGACGATGAATGCGCCTGTGTTAAAGCATGTTCTAAAAGATGTTTAGATATAGTAGATATAAACGATATCATATTTGAGAGGAGAAGTAAAAACCTTGAGATTATGGGCAAATTGAGGAAAAAGGAATTTAAGAAAGATTCTATAATTTCAAAGATAATTATTCCTGCCAAGGTTGATAGTAAGTTACAATCCCTTTAA
- a CDS encoding AAA family ATPase codes for MTKIIAVSGKGGTGKTMFSTLLVKALSKRNKNLLVIDADPDSNLPETLGVEVEKTIGDIREELKRLIEENKLPPGISKQEYLMGKIYEIIVETDNYDLLVMGRPEGSGCYCSVNNWLRQIIDNLSTSYDYVVIDTEAGLEHLSRRTTQNVDTMIVVTDASKRGLGTAKRIKKLAEELDIKFKNIYVVANKVDEKSAEMVEKYAKELGLKLIGKLPYSEEIAKYDLLGIPLFNIDENNEVYREVEKIVDKYIVS; via the coding sequence TTGACAAAAATAATCGCTGTAAGTGGAAAGGGAGGCACTGGAAAAACTATGTTTTCAACCCTTCTTGTAAAGGCACTGTCTAAAAGGAATAAAAATCTACTTGTTATAGATGCAGATCCAGATTCGAACCTGCCAGAAACCCTTGGTGTAGAGGTGGAGAAAACTATAGGTGATATAAGGGAGGAATTGAAGAGGTTGATAGAGGAGAATAAGTTACCTCCAGGGATATCTAAACAGGAGTACCTTATGGGAAAGATATACGAGATAATAGTGGAGACTGATAACTACGATCTATTGGTGATGGGAAGGCCCGAAGGTAGTGGTTGTTATTGTAGTGTAAATAACTGGTTAAGGCAGATAATAGATAACCTATCAACGTCTTACGACTACGTAGTGATAGACACTGAGGCTGGACTGGAACATCTAAGTAGGAGGACTACCCAGAACGTAGATACTATGATAGTAGTGACTGATGCATCGAAAAGGGGACTTGGAACTGCAAAGAGGATAAAGAAGTTGGCAGAGGAGTTAGATATTAAGTTTAAAAATATCTATGTAGTGGCTAACAAGGTAGATGAGAAAAGTGCTGAAATGGTGGAGAAATATGCCAAAGAATTGGGACTTAAGTTAATTGGAAAGTTGCCCTACAGTGAAGAAATTGCTAAGTACGATCTCCTAGGGATACCTCTATTTAACATAGATGAGAATAACGAGGTTTATAGGGAAGTGGAAAAAATAGTAGATAAGTATATTGTATCTTAA